The Thiogranum longum genome includes a region encoding these proteins:
- the gcvH gene encoding glycine cleavage system protein GcvH, whose protein sequence is MSEVPGDLRYSTSHEWVRVNEDGTVTTGISDHAQEQLGDLVFVELPEIDHEMEAEEACAVVESVKAASDFYAPIAGTVVEVNEDLAGAPEAVNQDPYGAGWLMRIQPSSVDDVDRLMSPEEYREFIESE, encoded by the coding sequence ATGAGTGAAGTGCCGGGTGATCTGAGATACAGCACGAGTCACGAGTGGGTGCGGGTGAACGAGGATGGCACGGTTACAACCGGCATCAGCGACCATGCACAGGAGCAGCTGGGCGACCTGGTGTTTGTCGAGCTGCCGGAGATTGATCACGAGATGGAGGCTGAAGAAGCCTGTGCCGTGGTCGAATCGGTCAAGGCGGCCTCGGATTTTTATGCGCCTATTGCCGGAACCGTGGTCGAGGTCAACGAGGATCTGGCCGGTGCGCCGGAGGCCGTCAACCAGGATCCCTATGGCGCCGGCTGGTTGATGCGCATTCAGCCATCCAGTGTGGATGACGTGGATCGCCTCATGAGCCCCGAAGAGTACCGGGAATTTATAGAGTCAGAGTAA
- the gcvT gene encoding glycine cleavage system aminomethyltransferase GcvT has product MGNRTPLYESHKAMGAKLVDFAGWDMPIHYGSQLEEHHAVRRDAGMFDVSHMTVVDLHGDKTRDFLRYLLANNIDKLQNPGKALYSCMLNEQGRVLDDLIVYFLTENNFRLVVNSATREKDLAWIIKQAAAFDVQVIEQPQLAMIAIQGPNAREKTLSLFNAEQRKVVEGLDLFFGAEVDDWFVARTGYTGEDGFEIMLPDVEAPAFWQALADAGVQPCGLGCRDTLRLEAGMNLYGADMDESVSPLVSGLGWTIGWKPEARDFIGRKALEAEREAGPEQKFVGLLLEGRGVLRGHQKVVVGDQTGETTSGGFSPTLQRSIALARVPASIGARCQVEIRGKLLDCKVVKPPFVRNGKAQIEL; this is encoded by the coding sequence ATGGGAAACAGAACCCCCCTGTACGAATCACACAAGGCCATGGGCGCCAAGCTGGTGGATTTTGCCGGCTGGGACATGCCGATCCACTATGGCTCGCAGCTCGAAGAGCATCACGCAGTACGCCGCGATGCCGGAATGTTCGACGTGTCGCACATGACGGTCGTCGACCTGCACGGTGACAAGACGCGCGACTTCCTGCGCTATCTGCTGGCCAACAATATCGACAAGTTGCAGAATCCCGGCAAGGCATTGTACAGCTGCATGCTTAACGAGCAGGGGCGTGTGCTGGATGATCTCATCGTTTATTTCCTGACCGAGAACAATTTCCGCCTGGTGGTGAATTCCGCTACGCGGGAGAAAGACCTGGCGTGGATTATCAAACAGGCCGCTGCTTTCGATGTGCAGGTGATCGAGCAGCCACAACTGGCCATGATTGCGATCCAGGGGCCGAACGCACGCGAAAAAACCCTGTCACTTTTCAATGCGGAACAGCGCAAGGTCGTCGAGGGGCTGGATCTTTTCTTTGGCGCGGAAGTCGATGACTGGTTTGTCGCGCGCACCGGTTACACCGGCGAAGATGGCTTTGAAATCATGTTGCCGGATGTCGAGGCGCCGGCCTTCTGGCAGGCACTGGCCGACGCCGGTGTACAGCCTTGTGGTCTGGGTTGCCGCGATACGCTGCGTCTGGAAGCCGGGATGAACCTGTACGGTGCCGATATGGATGAAAGCGTCAGTCCACTGGTGTCCGGTCTGGGCTGGACGATTGGCTGGAAGCCGGAAGCGCGTGATTTTATCGGCCGCAAGGCGCTGGAAGCCGAACGTGAAGCCGGCCCCGAACAGAAGTTTGTCGGTTTGCTGCTGGAAGGCCGGGGTGTGTTGCGCGGGCACCAGAAAGTCGTGGTCGGTGACCAGACCGGCGAAACCACCAGTGGCGGCTTTTCGCCAACACTGCAGCGTTCCATTGCACTGGCGCGGGTACCGGCTAGTATCGGTGCCAGGTGCCAGGTCGAAATTCGCGGCAAGTTGCTGGACTGCAAGGTCGTCAAGCCACCGTTTGTGCGTAACGGCAAGGCGCAAATTGAACTGTGA
- a CDS encoding mobile mystery protein A codes for MRAKDRAVARQQLDKRLNSLRYSDAFARPPRGWIKAIREALGMTTAQLGKRLGVSQPRVVKIEHAETKGSITLDSLERAANALDCRLVYALVPRKPLDEQVTERAERLAKKRLKSTSHSMALEDQEVDTADEQEQLKRMIQSLLDKAGSELWDEDL; via the coding sequence ATGAGAGCAAAAGATCGCGCAGTAGCGCGCCAACAACTCGATAAGCGACTGAACTCATTGCGATATTCAGACGCTTTTGCACGCCCTCCACGCGGCTGGATTAAAGCCATCCGAGAAGCACTGGGCATGACAACAGCCCAGCTTGGCAAGCGCCTTGGCGTCAGCCAACCGCGCGTCGTTAAAATCGAGCATGCCGAAACCAAAGGTTCAATCACCCTTGATAGTCTTGAGCGGGCTGCAAATGCCCTGGATTGCCGCCTTGTCTATGCATTGGTGCCACGAAAACCACTCGATGAACAGGTCACCGAACGGGCTGAACGCCTTGCGAAGAAACGACTGAAATCAACGAGTCACAGCATGGCCCTCGAAGACCAGGAAGTTGATACAGCGGATGAGCAGGAGCAACTCAAACGCATGATCCAGAGTCTGCTCGATAAGGCAGGTTCCGAGCTTTGGGATGAGGATCTATGA
- a CDS encoding mobile mystery protein B, with product MTDPLDEQDDAATPLTEEEKAALIPSYITLRPELNEAEQANILEAEEWAVTRNRDVLNEKFLKDLHKRMFGRVWRWAGKFRQSERNIGVEAYRIPTELRQLIDDCHYWIENGTYEPDEIATRFHHRLVLIHPFPNGNGRHARLTTDLLLAAVGCHPFTWGQVNLVDASETRKAYIAALRAADNHDYVPLQEFVRS from the coding sequence ATGACCGATCCCCTGGATGAACAGGACGATGCCGCCACACCCTTGACGGAAGAAGAGAAAGCAGCATTGATCCCCTCCTACATCACGCTTCGCCCGGAACTGAACGAGGCTGAGCAGGCTAATATTCTGGAAGCAGAGGAATGGGCAGTCACGCGCAACCGCGATGTGCTCAATGAGAAGTTCCTTAAAGACCTTCACAAGAGAATGTTTGGCCGGGTCTGGCGGTGGGCTGGCAAGTTTCGTCAGTCCGAACGCAATATCGGCGTAGAGGCCTATCGCATCCCAACCGAGCTTCGACAACTTATCGATGATTGTCATTACTGGATAGAAAATGGAACCTATGAACCGGATGAAATCGCGACACGGTTCCATCACCGACTGGTATTGATCCATCCCTTCCCGAATGGCAATGGTCGCCATGCCCGTCTGACAACCGACCTTCTGCTAGCAGCAGTGGGATGCCATCCATTCACCTGGGGCCAGGTCAATCTTGTCGATGCCAGTGAGACACGGAAAGCCTACATTGCCGCGCTCCGGGCGGCCGATAATCATGATTACGTACCGTTACAAGAATTTGTGCGTTCATAA
- a CDS encoding MOSC domain-containing protein produces the protein MKLTEINIYPVKSTRRIALNESEVLPRGLPWDRRWMLVDAQGKFITARQHPALAVVDTRLDDTSLHVSVAGRPELVLPLKADNTDLTKVTIWRDQCDAISAGPEADAWFSEYLGIECRLVRMTDDLVRGVDPDYGRPGDQVSFADGFPLLLITEASLNDLNTRLEQPVSMRRFRPNLVVDGELPYAEDNWHRIRIGEVEFEGVKNCSRCIFTTIDPDTGIKSTKTEPLRTLSQYRKRPEGGVYFGQNLIPRSGGVVHVGDVVEVVSESRLV, from the coding sequence ATGAAACTCACCGAAATCAATATCTATCCCGTCAAGTCCACGCGTCGTATCGCGCTGAACGAGAGCGAAGTGTTGCCGCGTGGTCTGCCGTGGGACCGGCGCTGGATGCTGGTCGATGCACAGGGCAAGTTTATTACCGCGCGACAGCACCCGGCACTGGCCGTGGTGGATACGCGCCTGGATGATACAAGTTTGCATGTCAGTGTTGCCGGCCGGCCGGAACTTGTCCTGCCCTTGAAGGCAGACAACACCGATCTCACGAAAGTCACGATCTGGCGTGACCAGTGCGATGCAATTTCTGCAGGGCCTGAAGCCGATGCCTGGTTTTCCGAATACCTCGGGATCGAGTGCCGCCTGGTACGGATGACCGATGACCTGGTGCGTGGCGTTGACCCGGACTATGGCCGGCCTGGTGACCAGGTCAGTTTTGCTGACGGTTTCCCGCTGCTGCTGATTACCGAAGCATCCCTGAATGATCTCAATACCCGGCTCGAACAGCCCGTATCCATGCGCCGTTTCCGGCCCAACCTGGTGGTGGATGGCGAGTTGCCCTATGCAGAGGATAACTGGCACCGGATCCGCATTGGTGAAGTCGAGTTTGAAGGGGTGAAGAACTGTTCACGCTGTATCTTTACCACCATTGATCCAGATACAGGGATTAAAAGTACCAAAACGGAACCATTGCGCACACTCAGCCAGTACCGGAAACGGCCGGAGGGTGGTGTGTATTTCGGGCAGAACCTGATACCTCGTAGTGGCGGGGTGGTGCATGTAGGCGATGTTGTTGAGGTTGTTTCCGAAAGCAGGCTGGTGTGA
- a CDS encoding UbiH/UbiF/VisC/COQ6 family ubiquinone biosynthesis hydroxylase yields the protein MDHQPTDFDSVISGAGLVGLALAAALGREGFSVAILEAREPVHDWPADSIDLRVYAISRASQRLLESLGAWPAIAPLAQPYREMQVWDAGSEGEIHFDSAELGEPDLGHIIESRVIERALLDVVEGTGTVTRFCPARLQTLEYSGNRQHIGLDDGKSLTARLLVGADGKHSRVRDLAGIHVQVSDYGQQALVAVVETEKPHQETAWQRFLPSGPLAFLPLHDGRCSIVWSATSSKAQALLALDDQAFCRALGEAFEYRLGEIRAVGDRVLFPLQAQSAEAYVKPGLALVGDAAHVVHPLAGQGVNLGLKDVQALADELHAARASGRNPGAFTVLRRYERARRGDNQLTLAAMSAFKQLFGSTLTPVRLARGLGLKLFDRATPVKAQIIRSAMGL from the coding sequence ATGGATCACCAGCCGACAGATTTCGATAGTGTTATCAGCGGTGCCGGTCTCGTGGGCCTGGCGCTGGCGGCAGCACTCGGGCGCGAGGGTTTCAGCGTTGCCATACTTGAAGCCCGCGAACCCGTGCACGACTGGCCGGCGGACAGTATCGACCTGCGTGTCTACGCCATTTCCCGCGCTTCACAGCGGTTGCTCGAGTCTCTCGGTGCCTGGCCAGCCATCGCACCGCTGGCACAGCCCTACCGCGAAATGCAGGTGTGGGACGCCGGCAGTGAAGGCGAGATTCACTTTGACAGCGCTGAACTCGGTGAGCCTGATCTTGGGCACATTATCGAGTCACGTGTCATCGAGCGTGCCTTGCTCGATGTGGTGGAGGGTACGGGCACTGTCACGCGTTTCTGTCCGGCCCGTCTGCAGACCCTTGAATATAGCGGTAACCGGCAACACATCGGGCTGGATGACGGCAAGTCACTTACCGCACGGTTACTGGTCGGCGCCGACGGTAAACATTCCCGCGTGCGCGACCTGGCCGGTATTCACGTCCAGGTATCCGATTACGGTCAACAGGCGTTGGTGGCCGTGGTGGAGACTGAAAAGCCTCACCAGGAAACGGCATGGCAGCGCTTCCTGCCCAGCGGTCCGCTGGCTTTTCTGCCACTGCACGACGGGCGCTGTTCGATTGTCTGGTCTGCCACCAGCAGCAAGGCACAGGCATTGCTGGCGCTGGATGACCAGGCATTCTGCCGTGCCCTTGGTGAAGCCTTCGAGTACCGGCTTGGTGAGATCCGGGCCGTTGGTGACAGGGTGCTGTTCCCTTTACAGGCACAGTCGGCCGAGGCTTATGTCAAACCCGGACTTGCACTGGTTGGCGATGCCGCCCATGTCGTTCACCCGCTTGCCGGGCAGGGCGTCAACCTTGGCCTGAAGGATGTGCAGGCGTTGGCCGACGAGCTGCATGCTGCCCGTGCATCGGGTCGCAACCCCGGCGCCTTTACCGTGCTGCGCCGCTACGAACGTGCCCGGCGTGGCGATAACCAGCTGACCCTGGCGGCGATGAGCGCCTTCAAGCAGTTATTCGGCAGCACGCTGACGCCGGTGCGCCTTGCGCGCGGCCTGGGCCTGAAGCTGTTTGATCGTGCAACACCGGTCAAGGCGCAGATCATTCGTTCGGCCATGGGGCTATGA
- the ubiH gene encoding 2-octaprenyl-6-methoxyphenyl hydroxylase: protein MSHEPRQSDVLVVGGGLVGASLALALGRAGLDVAIVEAHPFRINEQPNYDERSIALAQGSQRIFTGMGIWDALQKEVCPIHTIHVSDRGHFGFTRLKREQEGVEALGYVASARLLGNTLIRALEQTSVQLLAPARLESFQTDGDRVQAVLNHEGKSVEHTARLLVAADGVQSRVREQLAIDTHQWDYGQTAVIANVTPDQPHKQVAYERFTDTGPMALLPLNDNHCSLVWTLRADQVDEVMGLEDTEFLSRLQARFGYRLGRFTRVGTRHAYPLQLLRAKQSTAQRLALIGNAVHTLHPIAGQGFNLGLRDVAALAEVVIDAQRRGGDIGDVDVLRRYADWRQTDQRRVVAFTDTMVRLFGQSLTPVVGLRDAGMLALDLCPPAKHWFGRLTMGRAGRLPRLARGLAL, encoded by the coding sequence ATGAGCCATGAGCCCCGTCAGTCAGATGTGCTTGTTGTCGGTGGCGGCCTGGTTGGCGCCAGCCTGGCGCTCGCGCTGGGACGCGCGGGGCTTGACGTCGCTATTGTCGAAGCACATCCCTTTCGTATTAATGAGCAGCCCAATTATGACGAACGCAGCATTGCACTGGCGCAGGGCTCGCAGCGTATTTTTACCGGCATGGGAATTTGGGATGCGCTGCAGAAAGAGGTGTGCCCTATTCATACGATACACGTATCCGATCGGGGTCATTTTGGTTTCACGCGACTGAAACGTGAACAGGAGGGTGTGGAGGCGCTGGGTTATGTCGCCAGTGCGCGCTTGCTCGGCAATACGCTGATACGTGCCCTTGAACAGACGTCTGTGCAACTGCTTGCACCTGCCCGACTCGAGTCTTTCCAGACTGACGGGGACCGTGTGCAAGCTGTGCTGAACCATGAAGGGAAGTCTGTAGAACATACGGCACGTCTGCTGGTTGCAGCCGATGGCGTGCAATCCCGGGTGCGCGAACAACTGGCTATCGATACGCATCAATGGGACTACGGGCAGACAGCCGTGATTGCCAACGTTACACCCGATCAACCCCATAAACAGGTTGCCTACGAGCGTTTTACGGATACCGGGCCGATGGCCCTGTTACCGCTTAATGACAACCATTGTTCACTGGTCTGGACACTCCGGGCTGACCAGGTCGATGAAGTGATGGGGCTCGAAGACACAGAATTTCTGTCGCGTCTGCAGGCGCGCTTTGGTTATCGGCTGGGCCGGTTCACCAGGGTCGGTACGCGTCACGCCTATCCACTTCAGTTACTGCGCGCCAAACAGTCAACGGCGCAGCGGCTGGCATTGATCGGCAATGCGGTGCATACACTGCATCCGATTGCCGGTCAGGGTTTCAATCTTGGCTTGCGGGATGTTGCGGCACTGGCGGAAGTTGTCATCGATGCGCAGCGCAGGGGGGGCGATATCGGTGATGTTGATGTATTACGGCGCTATGCAGATTGGCGACAGACCGATCAGCGCCGCGTGGTCGCCTTTACCGACACGATGGTGCGCCTGTTCGGGCAGTCACTGACACCGGTTGTCGGCCTGCGCGATGCCGGCATGCTGGCGCTGGACCTGTGCCCGCCCGCCAAGCACTGGTTTGGCCGCCTGACCATGGGGCGTGCCGGGCGGCTGCCAAGACTTGCGCGAGGGCTGGCGTTGTAG
- the pepP gene encoding Xaa-Pro aminopeptidase — translation MEQKEFARRRKQLMRMMGSDSIAILPTNPEQSRNRDVDFPFRPDSDFYYLTGFAEPEAVAVLMPGRKHGEFLLFCRDRDPEMETWHGRRAGPEGAVERFGADDAFPIGDIDDILPGLLEGRDRVFYTMGTAPEFDQRVIGWVNRIRSQSRAGKHTPEEFVSLEHFVHDMRLYKSRAEIKTMRQAANIAARAHKRAMQVCEPGMMEYELEAEFLYAFRKAGGEPAYPSIVGGGENACILHYTENNAPLNKGEVVLIDAGVEHDYYASDITRCFPVSGRFNPSQRAIYELVLDAQLAAIEEVYPGNHWNAPHAAAVKVLTRGLVKLGLLKGRTATLIKEQAYRRFYMHRTGHWLGMDVHDVGDYKVGEAWRELEPGMVLTVEPGLYIPAHSKGVARKWWNIGIRIEDDVLVTRDGYDVLSKAAPKTVDEIEGLMG, via the coding sequence ATGGAACAGAAAGAATTTGCCCGCCGCCGCAAGCAGCTGATGCGCATGATGGGGTCGGACAGTATTGCTATCCTGCCCACCAACCCGGAGCAGTCACGAAACCGCGATGTGGATTTCCCGTTTCGTCCGGACAGTGATTTCTACTATTTGACCGGTTTTGCCGAACCCGAAGCCGTAGCGGTGCTGATGCCCGGACGCAAGCACGGCGAGTTCCTGCTGTTCTGCCGTGATCGTGACCCGGAGATGGAAACCTGGCACGGGCGTCGCGCCGGTCCGGAGGGTGCGGTCGAACGTTTTGGTGCTGACGACGCGTTCCCGATCGGTGACATCGACGATATTCTGCCCGGCCTGCTGGAAGGTCGTGACCGCGTGTTTTACACCATGGGCACGGCACCCGAATTCGACCAGCGCGTCATTGGTTGGGTGAACCGCATTCGCAGCCAGTCGCGTGCCGGCAAACATACGCCCGAGGAATTTGTGTCCCTGGAGCATTTTGTTCATGACATGCGCCTGTACAAGAGTCGTGCCGAGATCAAGACCATGCGCCAGGCTGCCAATATTGCCGCGCGTGCGCACAAGCGTGCCATGCAGGTGTGTGAGCCTGGCATGATGGAGTATGAGCTGGAGGCCGAGTTTCTCTACGCGTTTCGCAAAGCGGGTGGCGAACCCGCCTACCCGTCGATTGTCGGTGGGGGTGAAAACGCCTGTATCCTGCATTACACCGAAAACAACGCGCCGCTTAACAAGGGTGAGGTGGTGCTGATCGACGCCGGTGTGGAACACGATTACTACGCGTCCGACATCACGCGCTGCTTTCCGGTCAGTGGCCGCTTCAACCCGTCGCAACGCGCAATTTACGAGCTGGTGCTCGATGCGCAACTGGCGGCTATCGAGGAAGTCTACCCGGGTAATCACTGGAATGCGCCGCATGCGGCGGCGGTCAAGGTGCTGACGCGCGGGCTGGTCAAGCTCGGTCTGCTCAAGGGGAGAACGGCTACCCTGATCAAGGAGCAGGCCTACCGGCGTTTTTACATGCATCGAACCGGGCATTGGCTGGGTATGGATGTGCATGATGTGGGTGACTACAAGGTCGGTGAAGCCTGGCGTGAACTGGAGCCGGGTATGGTGTTGACCGTTGAGCCGGGTCTGTATATCCCTGCGCACAGCAAAGGCGTGGCACGCAAATGGTGGAATATCGGTATCCGTATCGAGGATGACGTGCTGGTCACGCGTGATGGTTACGATGTGCTGAGTAAGGCTGCGCCGAAGACTGTCGATGAAATCGAAGGCCTGATGGGCTGA
- a CDS encoding UPF0149 family protein, with protein MSENQGLEYYDVQDVLDLANPGADPADSHGLLCGLICAAGFADPQRWLPEVFDDFDPRNSAQARAYQCLQEVYEQTLASLHSEELDFELLLPDDDAPLAERTESLGAWCSGFLSGLGLGGLPERDKLSEELAELLDDVAQIAKVDFDLESPDENENVAFEEVVEYLRIGVLFVHDELQPAAAPQQIQ; from the coding sequence ATGTCAGAAAATCAAGGTCTTGAGTACTACGATGTACAGGATGTGCTGGATCTCGCCAACCCCGGCGCAGACCCGGCGGACAGCCACGGGCTGTTGTGCGGGTTAATTTGCGCAGCGGGCTTTGCCGACCCCCAGCGCTGGTTGCCGGAGGTGTTCGACGACTTTGATCCACGCAACAGCGCCCAGGCCAGGGCCTACCAGTGCCTGCAGGAGGTCTACGAGCAAACGCTGGCCAGCCTGCACAGCGAGGAACTGGATTTTGAATTATTGTTGCCGGATGACGATGCGCCACTGGCCGAGCGCACCGAATCACTGGGTGCCTGGTGCAGCGGTTTTCTGTCGGGACTGGGGCTTGGCGGGCTACCGGAACGGGACAAATTATCGGAGGAGCTCGCCGAACTGCTTGATGATGTGGCGCAGATCGCAAAGGTCGACTTTGACCTGGAAAGCCCTGATGAGAACGAAAACGTTGCGTTTGAGGAGGTCGTGGAGTACTTGCGTATTGGCGTCCTGTTCGTCCACGATGAACTGCAACCGGCCGCCGCGCCGCAACAGATCCAGTAA
- a CDS encoding TIGR02449 family protein codes for MTQTSPQSVTEQELQKLEVRLEELVDTITRLKEENRSLRNQQESMVTERASLIEKSEMARTRVEAMINRLKAMEQGA; via the coding sequence ATGACACAGACAAGCCCGCAGTCCGTCACCGAACAAGAACTCCAGAAACTGGAAGTCCGTCTTGAAGAACTGGTCGACACCATTACCCGCCTCAAAGAGGAAAACCGCTCCCTGCGTAACCAGCAGGAGTCCATGGTCACCGAACGCGCCAGCCTGATCGAAAAAAGCGAAATGGCCCGCACCCGGGTCGAAGCCATGATCAACCGCCTGAAAGCCATGGAGCAGGGGGCATGA
- a CDS encoding cell division protein ZapA → MSKAEPMRIQILGKEYLVACPDEEREALFASAEFLTEKMKEIRDNGKVVGADRIAVMAALNMAHELLGHRSSKDDYQFDVSKRIRALQDKIDVALNQGRQLEL, encoded by the coding sequence ATGAGCAAGGCCGAGCCCATGCGCATCCAGATCCTCGGTAAGGAATACCTTGTGGCGTGTCCGGATGAAGAACGCGAGGCGCTGTTCGCCTCTGCCGAGTTCCTGACCGAAAAAATGAAAGAAATCCGCGATAACGGCAAGGTTGTCGGCGCCGACCGGATCGCCGTGATGGCCGCCCTCAATATGGCCCACGAGCTGCTGGGACACCGCAGCAGCAAGGATGATTACCAGTTTGACGTCAGCAAGCGCATTCGTGCCCTGCAGGACAAGATAGATGTTGCGCTCAACCAGGGCAGGCAGCTCGAACTCTGA
- a CDS encoding 5-formyltetrahydrofolate cyclo-ligase, with the protein MPNRSNQRKQLRDRRCALEPAERLQRSRLLCRQLAKHHLFRNSQRIAAYLSADGEVDPHPLIERAWAMNKQVYLPVLRPFGDNRLWFARYEPGTPLVKNRYGIAEPEIDHNKRVEAFALDLVLAPLVGFDLKGNRLGMGGGFYDRSFAHLLRRRHWLKPRLVGLAYGFQQVEHLPAQPWDVPLTAVATDTQITEFR; encoded by the coding sequence ATGCCCAACCGTTCCAACCAGCGTAAACAACTGCGCGACCGGCGTTGCGCACTCGAACCGGCGGAACGCCTGCAGCGTTCACGCCTGCTGTGCCGGCAACTGGCGAAACACCACCTGTTTCGCAACAGTCAGCGTATCGCCGCCTACCTGTCGGCAGATGGCGAAGTCGATCCCCACCCCCTGATTGAACGCGCCTGGGCCATGAACAAGCAGGTTTACCTGCCCGTGTTGCGCCCTTTCGGTGATAACCGACTCTGGTTTGCCCGCTATGAACCGGGTACACCACTGGTGAAGAATCGCTATGGTATTGCCGAGCCGGAAATTGACCATAACAAACGCGTTGAAGCCTTTGCGCTGGACCTGGTGCTGGCGCCGCTGGTCGGCTTTGACCTGAAAGGCAACCGGCTGGGCATGGGTGGCGGGTTCTATGACCGCAGCTTTGCCCACCTGCTACGTCGCCGGCACTGGCTGAAACCGCGCCTTGTGGGTCTGGCATACGGCTTCCAGCAGGTTGAACACCTGCCCGCACAACCCTGGGATGTACCACTGACCGCTGTCGCCACCGACACCCAGATTACCGAATTCCGTTAA
- a CDS encoding EVE domain-containing protein, translating to MNYWLMKSEPDVFGIEHLKKMPKKTEHWDGVRNYQARNMMRDEMKKGDMVFFYHSNCTEPGIVGIMEVVREGYPDFTAFDPEQKYYDPKSDPDKPCWYMVDVRYKRMTKRLISLQELKGYKALEDCPLVRKGNRLSIMPLTKKQWDFILKLEDKKPG from the coding sequence TTGAACTACTGGCTGATGAAATCCGAACCCGATGTCTTCGGCATCGAACACCTGAAGAAAATGCCGAAGAAAACCGAGCACTGGGATGGCGTGCGCAACTACCAGGCCCGCAACATGATGCGCGATGAAATGAAAAAAGGAGACATGGTATTTTTCTACCACTCCAACTGCACCGAGCCTGGCATTGTCGGCATTATGGAAGTGGTCCGCGAAGGCTACCCGGACTTTACCGCCTTTGATCCGGAACAAAAATACTACGACCCTAAAAGCGACCCCGACAAACCATGCTGGTATATGGTCGATGTGCGCTACAAACGTATGACGAAACGCCTGATCAGCCTGCAGGAGCTGAAAGGCTACAAGGCGCTGGAAGACTGCCCGCTGGTGCGCAAGGGCAACCGCCTGTCGATTATGCCGCTTACAAAAAAACAGTGGGATTTTATTCTGAAGCTTGAGGATAAAAAACCCGGCTGA